A stretch of the Orcinus orca chromosome 1, mOrcOrc1.1, whole genome shotgun sequence genome encodes the following:
- the VAMP3 gene encoding vesicle-associated membrane protein 3, with product MTTSAPAGSSAASGGSRRLQQTQNQVDEVVDIMRVNVDKVLERDQKLSELDDRADALQAGASQFETSAAKLKRKYWWKNCKMWAIGISVVVIIIVIIIVWSVSS from the exons AT GACTACAAGCGCACCTGCAGGGTCAAGCGCTGCCTCTGGCGGTAGTAGAAGACTTCAGCAGACACAAAATCAAGTGGATGAG GTGGTGGACATCATGAGGGTCAACGTGGATAAGGTGTTGGAAAGAGATCAGAAGCTCTCTGAGTTGGATGACCGTGCAGACGCACTGCAGGCAGGAGCCTCCCAATTCGAAACGAGTGCTGCCAAGCTGAAGAGAAAATACTGGTGGAAGAATTGCAAG ATGTGGGCAATAGGGATCAGTGTTGTcgtcatcatcattgtcatcatcattg TGTGGAGTGTTTCTTCCTGA